The following are encoded together in the Naumannella cuiyingiana genome:
- a CDS encoding MFS transporter: MSQSTAPTGLIAGYRELFGQSGWPFVVIAAIARLPLAMAQLGTLLLVAGATGSYGAGGVSAGVLAVCNAVVAPLIGALTDRIGQRWVLLISSVAAAAALLGLVAGAAAGLPWPALAALAGLSGIALPQVGSLARVRWPLMINAATPAAGERRRRLETAFSYEGTADEASFMLGPALVGLGAALISPAGALVAAAVMIIVFGSAFALHPSAALTRPEAHAPATTPGGPVLTRALALLLVAMLLMGTIFGSVQTGNSVLATQAGQPGLAGGLHALLGVGSVIAGFSLPALPPRFGLVGRYLAFAAAMVVLTLPLLVVGSIDQLPVLLVLLGLTVAPYMITVFTLAERVADRRRLGTVMTVLAGTIGLGYAIGSTAAGQLADLGGHRLAYAVTCAGAACALVLAVFGRRLLDARLATRPAAATASVAPLTPGG; this comes from the coding sequence GTGTCCCAGTCCACCGCCCCGACCGGCCTCATCGCGGGCTATCGGGAACTCTTCGGCCAGTCGGGCTGGCCGTTCGTGGTGATCGCCGCGATCGCGCGCCTGCCCCTGGCCATGGCCCAACTCGGCACCCTGCTGCTGGTCGCCGGCGCGACGGGCTCCTACGGCGCGGGGGGCGTGAGCGCCGGCGTGCTCGCGGTCTGCAACGCCGTCGTGGCGCCGCTGATCGGTGCGCTCACCGATCGGATCGGCCAGCGCTGGGTGCTCCTGATCAGTTCGGTCGCGGCGGCCGCGGCGCTGCTCGGGCTGGTCGCCGGCGCCGCTGCCGGGCTGCCGTGGCCCGCGCTGGCCGCGCTGGCGGGTCTGTCGGGCATCGCGCTCCCCCAGGTCGGCTCGCTCGCCAGGGTGCGCTGGCCGCTGATGATCAACGCTGCGACTCCGGCCGCCGGCGAGCGCCGACGCCGACTGGAGACCGCGTTCTCCTACGAGGGCACGGCCGACGAAGCATCGTTCATGCTGGGGCCGGCCCTGGTCGGACTGGGTGCTGCGCTGATCTCGCCGGCGGGAGCCCTGGTCGCCGCGGCAGTCATGATCATCGTGTTCGGTTCGGCCTTCGCGCTCCATCCGAGCGCCGCGCTCACCCGGCCCGAGGCCCACGCCCCGGCGACCACCCCGGGCGGCCCGGTGCTGACCCGGGCCCTGGCGCTGCTGCTGGTCGCGATGCTGCTGATGGGAACGATCTTCGGTTCGGTACAGACCGGCAACTCGGTGCTCGCCACGCAGGCCGGCCAACCCGGACTGGCCGGCGGGCTGCACGCACTGCTCGGTGTCGGCAGCGTGATCGCCGGCTTCTCGCTGCCGGCTCTCCCCCCGCGATTCGGGCTGGTCGGGCGCTATCTCGCGTTCGCCGCCGCCATGGTCGTCCTGACGTTGCCGTTGCTCGTCGTCGGATCGATCGACCAACTGCCCGTGCTGCTCGTCCTCCTCGGCCTGACGGTGGCGCCGTACATGATCACTGTGTTCACGCTCGCCGAACGGGTCGCGGACCGCCGGCGGCTCGGCACCGTGATGACGGTGCTCGCCGGCACCATCGGTCTCGGGTACGCCATCGGCTCCACCGCGGCCGGACAGTTGGCCGATCTCGGCGGTCACCGGCTGGCCTACGCCGTCACCTGCGCCGGGGCCGCCTGTGCGCTCGTGCTGGCGGTGTTCGGCCGGCGCCTGCTCGACGCCCGCCTGGCCACTCGCCCGGCGGCCGCAACCGCGTCGGTGGCGCCGCTCACGCCCGGGGGGTGA
- a CDS encoding FAD-dependent oxidoreductase — MGSPGGGAADRPRRIAIVGAGPSGIYAAEALAQQAETPVEVTVLDRLPTPFGLVRYGVAPDHPSIRSIRNTLERTLDSPAVSFVGNVEIGRDLTIDELRRHVDAVIYAYGAATSRLLDIPGHELPGAIGAADLVAWYCGHPDVHPGEASATDRASLPSLVETTRRAVIIGAGNVALDVARILIKDGADLTTTDMADPVLASLARKDVEEVHLVHRRGPGETSFTTKEVRELGGLPDVEIAFHPDPLDLPAVLDRVRASDKVAARNVTEFLAWQAKRPGAARKRVHLHFWTVPVALLGSDRVTGVRLATAPPGGVPAEHEVAADLFVTSIGYLGQPLPGVPFDDETGRVPQVDGRVLRDGAFSPGEYVAGWIKRGPTGVIGTNKHDAVETVGALLHDLAEDDPPAPPDPRPLTALLADKGLHPLDMAAWHRIDATEAALGQAQGRDRATIAARADLIAAADEDAPPG, encoded by the coding sequence ATGGGAAGCCCGGGAGGCGGCGCCGCGGACCGGCCGCGCCGGATCGCGATCGTCGGCGCCGGACCGTCCGGGATCTATGCCGCCGAGGCGCTGGCCCAGCAGGCCGAGACGCCCGTCGAGGTGACGGTCCTGGACCGACTGCCGACCCCGTTCGGGCTGGTCCGCTACGGCGTCGCCCCCGACCATCCGAGCATCCGCTCGATCCGCAACACCCTGGAACGCACGCTTGACTCCCCGGCGGTCAGCTTCGTCGGCAACGTGGAGATCGGCCGCGACCTGACCATCGACGAGCTGCGCCGCCACGTCGATGCCGTGATCTATGCCTACGGCGCCGCCACCAGTCGGCTGCTGGACATCCCCGGTCATGAGCTGCCCGGTGCGATCGGCGCGGCCGATCTGGTGGCCTGGTACTGCGGGCACCCCGACGTGCATCCCGGGGAGGCGTCCGCGACCGATCGGGCGAGCCTGCCCAGCCTGGTGGAGACCACCCGCCGCGCGGTGATCATCGGTGCCGGCAATGTGGCGCTCGACGTCGCCCGGATCCTGATCAAGGACGGGGCGGATCTCACCACCACCGACATGGCCGACCCCGTGCTCGCCTCACTGGCCCGCAAGGACGTCGAGGAGGTGCACCTGGTGCACCGGCGCGGCCCCGGCGAGACCTCGTTCACGACCAAGGAGGTACGCGAGCTCGGCGGCCTGCCCGACGTCGAGATCGCCTTCCATCCCGACCCGCTCGACCTGCCGGCGGTCCTCGATCGGGTACGCGCGTCGGACAAGGTCGCCGCCCGCAATGTCACCGAGTTCCTCGCCTGGCAGGCCAAGCGCCCGGGCGCCGCCCGCAAGCGGGTGCACCTGCACTTCTGGACCGTCCCGGTCGCGCTGCTCGGTTCCGATCGCGTGACGGGGGTACGCCTGGCCACCGCCCCGCCGGGCGGCGTACCCGCCGAGCACGAGGTGGCCGCGGACCTGTTCGTGACCTCGATCGGCTATCTCGGCCAACCGCTGCCGGGCGTACCGTTCGACGACGAGACCGGCCGGGTGCCCCAGGTCGACGGGCGGGTGCTGCGCGACGGCGCCTTCTCCCCCGGCGAGTACGTCGCCGGCTGGATCAAGCGCGGGCCCACCGGCGTGATCGGCACCAACAAGCACGACGCCGTGGAGACCGTCGGTGCGCTGCTGCACGACCTCGCCGAGGACGACCCGCCCGCGCCGCCCGATCCCCGCCCGCTGACCGCGCTGCTGGCCGACAAGGGCCTGCACCCGCTGGACATGGCGGCCTGGCACCGGATCGATGCCACGGAGGCCGCGCTCGGCCAGGCCCAGGGCCGCGACCGGGCGACCATCGCCGCCCGCGCCGACTTGATTGCCGCCGCGGACGAGGACGCGCCGCCCGGCTGA
- a CDS encoding glycosyltransferase, giving the protein MTTTIQHVVFPQDNDPDILPLYADPETWTRIGPQDVRVSALAHMDNVLSRSSARVPAGRRVSYASYFNAFPAAYWQRWTTIDKITLGVTTSGDGTVLVYRSNAAGNAQRVDSAMVSGEQTSEFELAVTNFGDGGWYWFEIVANDDDVILRGGEWTTEREPRVGGNVSLGMTTVNKPDYAVRTLGTLAAEKDLRREIDKVYVVDQGTKLVSDEPGFAEVAADLGDQLGLIRQDNIGGSGGFSRGMAETIKAGTSDFVMLLDDDVQVEPEGIFRALQFARYARTPTIVGGHMFDLFDKPVLHAFAEVVDMKYFLWRPLFDEQIRHDFRKTNLRQTPWMHARMDADYNGWWMCLIPVEVVKDIGLSLPAFIKWDDSEYGLRAREAGYRTVSLPGAALWHVSWVDKDDSQDWQAYFHARNRIVAALLHSPFKHGGRLMSNSRRIDLKHLLSMQYYAVAARHRALRDILSGPAHMHPTQRERLPELQAAKADFPETRVISGTEEEMPHANRGKKIYPPVIEQPPQGPRLWAFGARGTIRHLLTRPRPENVEQPEVELAKKDAAWWRVPFFDSALISTADGRGKSVYRRDQAEFRKMLAESLRLHRELERRWNELAAEYQRALPEITSLEAWERSFAGE; this is encoded by the coding sequence ATGACTACCACCATCCAGCACGTCGTCTTTCCCCAGGACAACGACCCGGACATCCTTCCCCTCTATGCCGATCCGGAGACCTGGACCCGCATCGGTCCCCAGGACGTCCGCGTGTCCGCCCTGGCCCACATGGACAACGTGTTGTCGCGGAGCAGCGCGCGGGTGCCGGCCGGGCGACGGGTGTCGTATGCCAGCTACTTCAATGCCTTTCCCGCGGCGTACTGGCAGCGCTGGACCACGATCGACAAGATCACGCTGGGGGTGACGACCTCCGGCGACGGCACCGTGCTGGTCTACCGCTCCAACGCCGCCGGCAACGCCCAACGCGTCGACTCCGCGATGGTCTCCGGCGAGCAGACCTCGGAGTTCGAGCTGGCGGTCACCAACTTCGGCGACGGCGGCTGGTACTGGTTCGAGATCGTCGCGAACGACGACGACGTGATCCTGCGCGGCGGCGAGTGGACCACCGAGCGGGAGCCCCGGGTCGGCGGCAACGTCTCGCTCGGGATGACCACGGTCAACAAGCCCGACTACGCGGTACGCACGCTCGGCACGCTCGCGGCCGAGAAGGATCTGCGGCGCGAGATCGACAAGGTCTACGTCGTTGACCAGGGCACCAAGCTCGTCTCCGACGAGCCCGGCTTCGCCGAGGTCGCTGCCGATCTCGGCGACCAGCTCGGCCTGATCCGCCAGGACAACATCGGCGGTTCCGGCGGCTTCTCCCGCGGGATGGCCGAGACGATCAAGGCCGGCACCAGCGACTTCGTGATGCTGCTCGACGACGATGTCCAGGTCGAGCCGGAGGGCATCTTCCGGGCCCTGCAGTTCGCGCGGTACGCCCGCACGCCGACGATCGTCGGCGGCCACATGTTCGACCTGTTCGACAAGCCGGTGCTGCACGCGTTCGCCGAGGTCGTCGACATGAAGTACTTCTTGTGGCGGCCGCTGTTCGACGAGCAGATTCGGCACGACTTCCGCAAGACCAACCTGCGCCAGACGCCGTGGATGCACGCGCGGATGGACGCCGACTACAACGGCTGGTGGATGTGCCTGATCCCGGTCGAGGTGGTCAAGGACATCGGCTTGTCGCTGCCCGCCTTCATCAAGTGGGACGACTCGGAGTACGGGCTGCGGGCGCGCGAGGCCGGCTACCGCACCGTCTCGCTGCCCGGCGCCGCGCTGTGGCACGTGTCGTGGGTGGACAAGGACGACTCCCAGGACTGGCAGGCGTACTTCCATGCGCGCAACCGGATCGTCGCGGCGCTGCTGCACTCGCCGTTCAAGCACGGCGGGCGGCTGATGTCGAACAGCCGGCGGATCGATCTCAAGCACCTGCTGTCCATGCAGTACTACGCGGTCGCCGCCCGGCATCGGGCGCTGCGCGACATCTTGTCCGGGCCGGCGCACATGCACCCGACCCAGCGCGAGCGGCTGCCGGAGCTGCAGGCCGCGAAGGCCGACTTCCCCGAGACCCGGGTGATCTCGGGCACCGAGGAGGAGATGCCGCACGCCAACCGGGGCAAGAAGATCTATCCGCCGGTGATCGAGCAGCCCCCGCAGGGGCCGAGGCTGTGGGCGTTCGGTGCGCGCGGCACGATCCGGCACCTGCTCACCCGCCCGCGGCCGGAGAACGTCGAGCAGCCCGAGGTGGAGCTGGCGAAGAAGGACGCCGCGTGGTGGCGGGTCCCGTTCTTCGACAGCGCGCTGATCTCCACCGCCGACGGGCGCGGCAAGTCGGTCTACCGGCGCGACCAGGCCGAGTTCCGCAAGATGCTGGCCGAGAGCCTGCGGCTGCACCGGGAGCTGGAGCGGCGCTGGAACGAGCTGGCCGCCGAGTACCAGCGCGCGCTGCCCGAGATCACCTCGCTGGAGGCCTGGGAGCGCAGCTTCGCCGGCGAGTAG
- the glf gene encoding UDP-galactopyranose mutase has translation MNADLVVVGSGFFGLTIAERAAAELGLKVLVIDRRDHIGGNAYSEDDPETGIEIHRYGAHLFHTSNETVWDYVNRFTAFTDYTHRVYTRHKGVVYPLPINLGTVNQFFSAAHSPDEARALIAEQAAEFDSKTAANLEEKGISLIGRPLYEAFIRDYTAKQWQTDPTELPAEIITRLPVRYNYDNRYFNDTWEGLPVNGYTAWLEAMADHPNIEVRLSTDFFDAGQEVAKQTTVGNVPVVYTGPVDRYFDYAEGELSWRTLDFEREVVPTGDFQGTSVMNYADADVPFTRIHEFKHFHPERADRYPSDKSVIMREFSRFASRTDEPYYPVNTPKDRAGLEAYRELTEGEPNVLFGGRLGTYKYLDMHMAIGSALSMYRNKLRPIFGQPAE, from the coding sequence ATGAATGCCGATCTGGTGGTGGTGGGGTCCGGGTTCTTCGGGCTGACGATCGCCGAACGCGCCGCCGCCGAGCTGGGGCTGAAGGTGCTGGTGATCGACCGACGCGACCACATCGGCGGCAATGCCTACAGCGAGGACGACCCCGAGACCGGGATCGAGATCCACCGCTACGGCGCCCACCTGTTCCACACCTCCAACGAGACGGTGTGGGACTACGTGAACCGGTTCACCGCGTTCACCGACTACACCCACCGCGTCTACACCCGGCACAAGGGCGTGGTGTATCCGCTGCCGATCAACCTCGGCACAGTGAACCAGTTCTTCTCCGCGGCCCACTCGCCGGACGAGGCGCGCGCGCTGATCGCCGAGCAGGCGGCCGAGTTCGACTCGAAGACGGCGGCAAACCTGGAGGAGAAGGGCATTTCGCTGATCGGCCGCCCGCTGTACGAGGCGTTCATCCGCGACTACACCGCCAAGCAGTGGCAGACCGACCCGACCGAGCTGCCGGCGGAGATCATCACCCGGCTGCCGGTCCGCTACAACTACGACAATCGCTACTTCAACGACACCTGGGAGGGCCTGCCGGTCAACGGCTACACGGCGTGGCTGGAGGCGATGGCCGATCACCCGAACATCGAGGTACGCCTGTCCACCGACTTCTTCGATGCCGGCCAGGAGGTCGCCAAGCAGACCACCGTCGGCAACGTGCCCGTCGTCTACACCGGGCCCGTGGACCGCTACTTCGACTACGCCGAGGGCGAGCTGTCCTGGCGTACCCTCGACTTCGAGCGCGAGGTCGTGCCGACCGGCGACTTCCAGGGCACCTCGGTGATGAACTACGCCGACGCGGACGTGCCGTTCACCCGGATCCACGAGTTCAAGCACTTCCACCCCGAGCGCGCCGATCGCTACCCGAGCGACAAGTCGGTGATCATGCGCGAGTTCTCCCGCTTCGCCTCGCGCACCGACGAGCCCTACTACCCGGTCAACACGCCGAAGGACCGCGCCGGCCTCGAGGCATACCGCGAGCTCACCGAGGGGGAGCCGAACGTGCTGTTCGGCGGCCGCCTCGGCACCTACAAGTACCTCGACATGCACATGGCCATCGGCTCCGCGCTGTCGATGTATCGCAACAAGCTGCGCCCGATCTTCGGCCAGCCGGCCGAGTAA